A window from Citrus sinensis cultivar Valencia sweet orange chromosome 5, DVS_A1.0, whole genome shotgun sequence encodes these proteins:
- the LOC102613629 gene encoding uncharacterized protein LOC102613629, with protein MVLWEITLGTAYFLGLKRTYRLALRIKRRVISPKRPRIRQFVHRRLRAVFDVALKFHKNIQERDIEVGRNVGNWILRWLDRMKPSAQIRGPPERPHGPSMSMTNHGMKSPNPKTPGVQTSRNKESDRHLFSSSKNIWPKPPFSTIAMMMRHPRPAGTIIQYRHLQTNGSDMLSLNYNRNGFDGVLRKDIMQWLLQK; from the exons atggTGCTGTGGGAGATCACATTGGGAACAGCGTATTTCTTGGGACTGAAGCGGACTTACAGGCTTGCTTTGAGGATTAAGCGTCGCGTTATCAGCCCTAAGCGCCCTCGGATTCGCCAATTTGTTCACCG TCGACTACGCGCTGTCTTTGACGTTGCACTCAAGTTTCACAAGAACATACAAGAGAGAGACATAGAAGTTGGTAGAAATGTTGGTAACTGGATTCTACGTTGGCTTGACCGAATGAAACCATCTGCCCAGATACGTGGTCCCCCTGAGAGACCGCATGGCCCGAGCATGAGCATGACCAACCATGGAATGAAGTCTCCGAATCCAAAAACTCCTGGAGTCCAAACATCTAGAAACAAGGAATCAGATAGACATCTATTTAGCTCATCAAAAAATATATGGCCTAAACCACCCTTTTCTACCATTGCCATGATGATGCGGCATCCAAGGCCTGCTGGAACCATAATCCAGTATAGGCATCTTCAGACAAATGGATCTGATATGTTGAGTTTGAACTACAATAGGAATGGGTTTGATGGAGTTCTACGAAAGGACATTATGCAGTGGTTGCTGCAAAAGTGA
- the LOC102618610 gene encoding MATH domain and coiled-coil domain-containing protein At2g42480-like isoform X1 has product MENQVAVSRSISHVPPAHFLLKIQTFSSLLENNVESYESSEFNVGSHKWKLVVYPNGNKKKKVKDHISLYLAMADSSSFGSGWEVFVIFRLFVHDQNEDTYLIPQDAMGNERRFHGLKLEWGFDQFIPLNEFNDASNGYLVGDTCIFGAEVFVKERNIVKGECLSMKKFTSASPYKYVWKIKNFSNLEAKRYESEVFVAGDQKWKIQLYPKGYGVASGSHISMYLALADLSAITRGFKIYVHFTLRIRNQVQSIHNHYKTSVWFRTSIDNWGWHEFIELSYLNKAGNGFLVNDVCIVEAEVSVLGISEAL; this is encoded by the exons ATGGAAAATCAAGTTG CAGTTTCAAGATCCATTTCACATGTACCACCGGCTCATTTCCTACTCAAAATACAGACATTTTCGTCCCTTCTAGAAAATAATGTGGAAAGTTATGAATCTTCGGAATTTAATGTTGGAAGCCACAAATG GAAACTTGTTGTGTACccaaatggaaataaaaaaaaaaaggtgaaagaTCACATCTCACTCTACTTGGCAATGGCAGACTCAAGTTCATTTGGTTCCGGTTGGGAAGTCTTTGTGATTTTTCGCCTGTTTGTGCATGATCAGAACGAAGACACGTACTTGATTCCTCAAG ATGCAATGGGAAATGAAAGACGTTTTCATGGGTTGAAGCTTGAATGGGGTTTTGATCAATTCATCCCGCTTAATGAATTTAACGATGCTTCAAATGGATATCTTGTGGGAGATACATGTATTTTTGGAGCAGAAGTCTTTGTTAAAGAAAGGAACATAGTCAAAGGAGAGTGCCTTTCCATGAAGAAATTCACATCTGCTTCCCCTTATAAATATGTTTGGAAGATCAAGAACTTTTCAAACTTGGAGGCAAAGCGTTACGAATCAGAAGTATTCGTTGCTGGAGATCAAAAGTG GAAGATACAACTCTATCCCAAGGGATACGGAGTAGCTAGTGGCAGTCATATTTCTATGTACTTGGCATTGGCTGACTTGTCAGCTATAACTCGTGGTTTTAAAATATACGTCCATTTCACACTGCGAATCCGGAATCAAGTTCAATCAATACATAATCACTATAAAA CTAGTGTATGGTTCAGGACCTCAATCGATAATTGGGGTTGGCACGAGTTTATTGAACTCAGTTACTTGAACAAGGCAGGCAATGGTTTTCTTGTGAATGATGTCTGCATTGTCGAAGCCGAGGTATCAGTGCTTGGAATTTCCGAAGCCCTGTAA
- the LOC102618610 gene encoding MATH domain and coiled-coil domain-containing protein At2g42480-like isoform X2 yields the protein MENQVVSRSISHVPPAHFLLKIQTFSSLLENNVESYESSEFNVGSHKWKLVVYPNGNKKKKVKDHISLYLAMADSSSFGSGWEVFVIFRLFVHDQNEDTYLIPQDAMGNERRFHGLKLEWGFDQFIPLNEFNDASNGYLVGDTCIFGAEVFVKERNIVKGECLSMKKFTSASPYKYVWKIKNFSNLEAKRYESEVFVAGDQKWKIQLYPKGYGVASGSHISMYLALADLSAITRGFKIYVHFTLRIRNQVQSIHNHYKTSVWFRTSIDNWGWHEFIELSYLNKAGNGFLVNDVCIVEAEVSVLGISEAL from the exons ATGGAAAATCAAGTTG TTTCAAGATCCATTTCACATGTACCACCGGCTCATTTCCTACTCAAAATACAGACATTTTCGTCCCTTCTAGAAAATAATGTGGAAAGTTATGAATCTTCGGAATTTAATGTTGGAAGCCACAAATG GAAACTTGTTGTGTACccaaatggaaataaaaaaaaaaaggtgaaagaTCACATCTCACTCTACTTGGCAATGGCAGACTCAAGTTCATTTGGTTCCGGTTGGGAAGTCTTTGTGATTTTTCGCCTGTTTGTGCATGATCAGAACGAAGACACGTACTTGATTCCTCAAG ATGCAATGGGAAATGAAAGACGTTTTCATGGGTTGAAGCTTGAATGGGGTTTTGATCAATTCATCCCGCTTAATGAATTTAACGATGCTTCAAATGGATATCTTGTGGGAGATACATGTATTTTTGGAGCAGAAGTCTTTGTTAAAGAAAGGAACATAGTCAAAGGAGAGTGCCTTTCCATGAAGAAATTCACATCTGCTTCCCCTTATAAATATGTTTGGAAGATCAAGAACTTTTCAAACTTGGAGGCAAAGCGTTACGAATCAGAAGTATTCGTTGCTGGAGATCAAAAGTG GAAGATACAACTCTATCCCAAGGGATACGGAGTAGCTAGTGGCAGTCATATTTCTATGTACTTGGCATTGGCTGACTTGTCAGCTATAACTCGTGGTTTTAAAATATACGTCCATTTCACACTGCGAATCCGGAATCAAGTTCAATCAATACATAATCACTATAAAA CTAGTGTATGGTTCAGGACCTCAATCGATAATTGGGGTTGGCACGAGTTTATTGAACTCAGTTACTTGAACAAGGCAGGCAATGGTTTTCTTGTGAATGATGTCTGCATTGTCGAAGCCGAGGTATCAGTGCTTGGAATTTCCGAAGCCCTGTAA
- the LOC102618610 gene encoding MATH domain and coiled-coil domain-containing protein At2g42480-like isoform X3 codes for MENQVAVSRSISHVPPAHFLLKIQTFSSLLENNVESYESSEFNVGSHKWKLVVYPNGNKKKKVKDHISLYLAMADSSSFGSGWEVFVIFRLFVHDQNEDTYLIPQDAMGNERRFHGLKLEWGFDQFIPLNEFNDASNGYLVGDTCIFGAEVFVKERNIVKGECLSMKKFTSASPYKYVWKIKNFSNLEAKRYESEVFVAGDQKWKIQLYPKGYGVASGSHISMYLALADLSAITRGFKIYVHFTLRIRNQVQSIHNHYKRFYCCSCS; via the exons ATGGAAAATCAAGTTG CAGTTTCAAGATCCATTTCACATGTACCACCGGCTCATTTCCTACTCAAAATACAGACATTTTCGTCCCTTCTAGAAAATAATGTGGAAAGTTATGAATCTTCGGAATTTAATGTTGGAAGCCACAAATG GAAACTTGTTGTGTACccaaatggaaataaaaaaaaaaaggtgaaagaTCACATCTCACTCTACTTGGCAATGGCAGACTCAAGTTCATTTGGTTCCGGTTGGGAAGTCTTTGTGATTTTTCGCCTGTTTGTGCATGATCAGAACGAAGACACGTACTTGATTCCTCAAG ATGCAATGGGAAATGAAAGACGTTTTCATGGGTTGAAGCTTGAATGGGGTTTTGATCAATTCATCCCGCTTAATGAATTTAACGATGCTTCAAATGGATATCTTGTGGGAGATACATGTATTTTTGGAGCAGAAGTCTTTGTTAAAGAAAGGAACATAGTCAAAGGAGAGTGCCTTTCCATGAAGAAATTCACATCTGCTTCCCCTTATAAATATGTTTGGAAGATCAAGAACTTTTCAAACTTGGAGGCAAAGCGTTACGAATCAGAAGTATTCGTTGCTGGAGATCAAAAGTG GAAGATACAACTCTATCCCAAGGGATACGGAGTAGCTAGTGGCAGTCATATTTCTATGTACTTGGCATTGGCTGACTTGTCAGCTATAACTCGTGGTTTTAAAATATACGTCCATTTCACACTGCGAATCCGGAATCAAGTTCAATCAATACATAATCACTATAAAA GATTCTATTGTTGTTCTTGCAGCTAG
- the LOC127902327 gene encoding MATH domain and coiled-coil domain-containing protein At3g58340-like, whose translation MADSSSFGFGWEVFVIFRLFVHDQNEDTYLIPQDAMGNERRFHGLKLEWGFDQFIPLKEFNDASNGYLVGDTCVFGAEVFVKERNIVKGECLSMKKFTSASPYKYVWKIKNFSNLEAKRYESEVFVAGDQKWKIELCPKGYGVASGSHISMYLKLADLSTITRGFKIYVHFTLRIRNQVQSIHNDYKTSVWFRTSIDNWGWHKFIELSYLNKAGNGFLVNDVCIVEAEVSVLGISEAL comes from the exons ATGGCAGACTCAAGTTCTTTTGGTTTCGGTTGGGAAGTCTTTGTGATTTTTCGCCTGTTTGTGCATGATCAGAACGAAGACACGTACTTGATTCCTCAAG ATGCAATGGGAAATGAAAGACGTTTTCATGGGTTGAAGCTTGAATGGGGTTTTGATCAATTCATCCCGCTTAAAGAATTTAACGATGCGTCAAATGGATATCTTGTGGGAGATACATGTGTTTTTGGAGCAGAAGTCTTTGTTAAAGAAAGGAACATAGTCAAAGGAGAGTGCCTTTCCATGAAGAAATTCACATCTGCTTCCCCTTATAAGTATGTTTGGAAGATCAAGAACTTTTCAAACTTGGAGGCAAAGCGTTACGAATCAGAAGTATTCGTTGCTGGAGATCAAAAGTG GAAGATAGAACTCTGTCCCAAGGGATACGGAGTAGCTAGTGGCAGTCATATTTCAATGTACTTGAAATTGGCTGACTTGTCAACTATAACTCGTGGTTTTAAAATATACGTGCATTTCACACTGCGAATCCGGAATCAAGTGCAATCAATACATAATGATTATAAAA CTAGTGTATGGTTCAGGACCTCAATCGATAATTGGGGTTGGCACAAGTTTATTGAACTCAGTTACTTGAACAAGGCAGGCAATGGTTTTCTTGTGAATGATGTCTGCATTGTCGAAGCCGAGGTATCAGTGCTTGGAATTTCCGAAGCCCTGTAA
- the LOC127902092 gene encoding uncharacterized protein LOC127902092 gives MENDFADQVAISRSISNVPPAHFLLKIETFSSLVENNVENCESLEFDAGGYKWKLVVYPNGNKKKNVKDHISLYLAMVDTSSLGLGWEVYVIFRLFVLDQNKDEFLILQDAMGKERRFHVLKLEWGFDQFIPLEEFNDASNGYLVGDTCVFGAEVLVKERNKCKGECLFLAKLTSASNYKHVWKIENFSKLEAKLYESEVFVAGNQKWKIKLYPKGQGVGRGSHISVYLALADLSTITRDSKIYVHFTLRIRDQVLSKHNEKKASTWLSTSSEDWGWSTFVELSYFNKAENGFLMNDVCIVEAEVLRISKAL, from the exons ATGGAAAATGACTTCGCAGACCAAGTTG CAATTTCAAGATCCATTTCAAATGTACCACCGGCACATTTCTTACTCAAAATAGAGACATTTTCATCTCTTGTGGAGAATAATGTGGAAAATTGTGAATCTTTGGAATTTGATGCTGGAGGCTACAAGTG GAAACTTGTTGTCTACccaaatggaaataaaaaaaaaaacgtgaaAGATCACATCTCACTCTACTTGGCTATGGTAGACACAAGTTCACTTGGCCTTGGTTGGGAAGTCTATGTGATTTTCCGCCTATTTGTGCTTGATCAGAACAAAGACGAGttcttgattcttcaag ATGCCATGGGAAAAGAAAGGCGTTTTCATGTACTGAAGCTTGAATGGGGTTTTGATCAATTCATTCCGCTTGAAGAATTTAACGATGCTTCGAATGGATATCTTGTGGGAGATACGTGTGTTTTTGGGGCAGAAGTATTGGTTAAAGAAAGGAACAAATGCAAAGGAGAGTGCCTTTTCCTAGCGAAATTGACATCTGCTTCCAATTATAAGCATGTTTGGAAGATCGAGAACTTTTCAAAGTTAGAGGCAAAGCTTTACGAATCAGAAGTATTCGTTGCTGGAAACCAAAAGTG GAAGATAAAACTCTATCCCAAAGGACAGGGAGTAGGTAGGGGCAGTCATATTTCAGTGTACTTGGCATTGGCTGACTTGTCAACTATAACTCGTGATTCTAAAATATACGTGCATTTTACCTTGCGAATCCGGGATCAAGTGTTGTCAAAgcataatgaaaaaaaag CTAGTACATGGCTCAGTACTTCAAGCGAAGATTGGGGTTGGTCAACATTTGTTGAACTCAGTTACTTTAACAAGGCAGAAAATGGTTTTCTTATGAATGATGTGTGCATTGTGGAAGCAGAGGTGCTAAGAATTTCCAAAGCCCTGTAA